Genomic window (Bosea vaviloviae):
GGTGGTGAGCTCACATCGAGCCGCCAGCTTCGGCCTGCGGTTGCGAGTTCGGAAGTCTCAGTCGCGATGTCGCGACCCACGCCGCTTTGCAGATGGCGGTGCTTTGGGCGCTCGAGCAGCTCGATCGCCCAAAGGGTGTTTCGCTGCCGGCTTCCGCGCCCATGAACAGCAGGGGTTTCCGGGCGAGAGGCCGCCGAACTTTTGCGGCAGGCGCGCGTTTTCAGGCAGTCCCCGTTCTCAAGCGGAAGCCGCCCCGACCATGACGACGATTTCGACGACGGCCATTCACCTCGACGAACGCGAGGGCGTACCCAATAATCCGCGCTTGCCCGCGATCCATTATGACGCCGCATTTCGCGATGACAGCGCCGATCTCGCGACGGCCATGGAGACCCGCTTCGAGGAGAATGGCTGGCCGGCGCAGTGGCGAAACGGGATTTACGATTTTCACCATTATCACACGCAGGGACATGAGGTTCTCGGCATCGCAGCCGGTTCAGCCGAGCTCGTCCTCGGCGGCCCAAAGGGTCGAAACCTCGCAGTCCGCGCCGGGGATGTGCTGCTGCTGCCGGCTGGCATCGCGCATTGCCGCGTCAAGGCCTCCAGCGATTTTCTCGTGATCGGAGCCTATCCGCCCGGTCAGAGCGGCGACATCGTTCGCAGCGCGCCAACCGCAGGGATTCGCGAGGCGATCGCGCAATTGCCGTTCCCGGCGCGCGATCCGGTCTACGGGCAGGATGGTCCGCTGACGCAGCATTGGGCGGACCGCTTGTAGTCGGCGCATCGAGCCCGATCAGGAGCACCGGCATGGCAGCGCATACAGGCTCGCGCAGGGTGATCTACGCGGCGCTGGCCGGAAACCTTCTCATCGCGCTGACGAAGTTCGGCGCAGCAGCCTATACCGGCAGCTCCGCGATGCTGTCCGAGGGCATCCATTCCCTCGTGGACACCGGCAATGGTTTGCTCCTGCTCTATGGCTTGAGGCGGGCCGCGCGCCCGCCCGACCCCTTGCATCCGCTGGGCCACGGCCGCGAACTCTATTTCTGGAGCTTCATCGTCGCTCTGCTGGTCTTTGCCGTGGGTGCCGGCGTGTCATTTTACGAGGGTGTCATCCATATCCTCGAGCCGCACCACGCGACTGACCTCCTCGTCAATTATGGTGTGCTCGGCATGTCGGTCGCGTTCGAAGGCTATTCCTGGACCATAGCCCTGCGCGAATTTCGGCTGACGAAGGGCGATGTCGGCTATCTCGACGCCGTCCGGCAGAGCAAGGATCCCAGCGTCTTCACGGTGCTCTTTGAAGACACTGCTGCCCTGATTGGCCTCGCCATCGCGTTCATCGGCATCTCGGCGGCCGCTTATTTCGATGCCCCGATCCTGGACGGCGTCGCGTCGCTTGGGATCGCTGCAGTTCTGGGCACGACCGCGATCTTTCTCGCCCGCGAGAGCAAAGCGCTTTTGCTGGGCGAGGCTGCCATGCCGGAGGTCCAGCAAGCCATCCTGGCGATCGCGCGCGCCGACGAAGCCGTCAGGTCG
Coding sequences:
- a CDS encoding cupin, whose amino-acid sequence is MTTISTTAIHLDEREGVPNNPRLPAIHYDAAFRDDSADLATAMETRFEENGWPAQWRNGIYDFHHYHTQGHEVLGIAAGSAELVLGGPKGRNLAVRAGDVLLLPAGIAHCRVKASSDFLVIGAYPPGQSGDIVRSAPTAGIREAIAQLPFPARDPVYGQDGPLTQHWADRL
- a CDS encoding cation diffusion facilitator family transporter, with protein sequence MAAHTGSRRVIYAALAGNLLIALTKFGAAAYTGSSAMLSEGIHSLVDTGNGLLLLYGLRRAARPPDPLHPLGHGRELYFWSFIVALLVFAVGAGVSFYEGVIHILEPHHATDLLVNYGVLGMSVAFEGYSWTIALREFRLTKGDVGYLDAVRQSKDPSVFTVLFEDTAALIGLAIAFIGISAAAYFDAPILDGVASLGIAAVLGTTAIFLARESKALLLGEAAMPEVQQAILAIARADEAVRSVNGMTTVHLGPHDIVVALSLEFEDDLTTAEIEASVARIEKLIRSAEPAVTSVSFKPQDMPGRRERSRGGSATA